The genomic DNA AAGGAAGAAGCGGATGATAAATTCCTTCAAGTCATCTCGGATCAAGTGTTCACGAAGACAAGCCATGAATTTGTCGAAATGATTGCTTCACGCCTGCGTGATTCCAAGGAATTCAACAACAGACTGGAAGAATTCGCCGAGAAAGTGGTAAGGCTCGGTTGGCCTTTAACGTTTGTGACCTCTGCCTTGAATGTGTTCGGCAAAGTGGTTTATCAAGGTATGGAGAGTTCTGGATTCATTACGGAAGAAAATTACCAACAGCAGATTAATAAATTTGATCGTTGGCTTTCCCCGATGACGAATAAAGTCATCCAGGCATACACGGAATCATGGGAAAAGACTGTTTCGCTCCAAAAGATCGCCCTTCAGGAGCTGTCAGCCCCATTGATCCCGGTGTTCGAGAAGATTTCTGTTATGCCGTTGGTAGGGACGATCGATACGGAGCGTGCGCGACAAATTATGGAAAATCTATTGCATGGTGTCGTGAAACACCGTGCAGAAGTAGTCCTGATTGATATCACCGGTGTGCCGGTCGTTGATACGATGGTTGCCCATCACATCATTCAAGCAGCCGACGCGGTCCGCCTCGTCGGAGCTAAGTGCATGCTTGTCGGGATCAGACCGGAAATCGCTCAAACGATTGTGAATCTAGGGATTGACCTTACACAATTCATGACGAACAGCACGCTGCGTAAAGGAATTGAAAAGGCTTTGGAGATGACAAGCCGAAAAATTGTTTCCGTGGAGGGATTGGAATGAGAATACCTATACTGAAGCTCGAAGACTGTCTATTGATCTCGATCCAGTGGGAACTTGATGACCAAACGGCCCTTCAATTTCAAGAGGATCTTCTTCACAAGATTCATGAAACGAGTGCAAGGGGCGTTGTCATCGATATTACGTCGATCGATTTCATCGATTCATTCATCGCCAAGGTTCTTGGTGATGTCATCAACATGTCCAGATTGATGGGGGCCAAAGTTGTCATTACTGGAATTCAGCCAGCGGTCGCCATTACACTGATCGAATTGGGGATCCGTCTGGACGATGTCCTCACAGCTTTAGACCTTGAAAAAGGTCTTGAGAAATTAAAATTGGAACTGGGGGACTAGGTATGGAGAGCCAATCCTGCGTGAAGATCACGAATGAATGGGACATCGTTGCTGCCCGCCAGTTAGGGAGAAATGTAGCGAAAGAGCTCGGATTTGGCACCGTTGACCAAGCTCGAATTACTACGGCGATCAGTGAATTGGCCCGTAATATATATTTATATGCAGGTACCGGACAGATCTGTATCGAGAAACTGCTTGATGCGGGGAAGAAGGGTGTCAGGATCATTGCCCTTGATGAAGGACCGGGCATTACAGATATCAGAAAAGTAATGGAAGATGGATATTCTACATCAGGTGGATTAGGAGCCGGTTTGCCAGGGGTTAAGCGGCTGATGGACGAATTCAATGTCGACTCGGTTCCGGGAGAGGGAACCGATATCAGGGCAACCAAGTGGCTCCGCTAGGGGGAGTTAGATGAAGTTCAGAGAATTGATGGATACAAAATATAAAGAGATCCTTGAGCACTATTTGAACGAGCAGGATGAGAAGGCTCTTTATCTTGGGCAAAAGTTCAGCCGGAAATCGATTGAACATAACGTATCTCCGGAAGAAATCATTTCCCTTCATAAGAGTGTCATCCTTGAAATGGAGCCGGACCTTCCGCATCACGTCCTTCACTCATTCGACATCTTGCTTGAAGTGATGATCGGCTATGGGTTCGCCTACAGGGAGCACCAGAGCCTGCGCACCAAGCAGCAGGAATTGAATAACGAAATCGACGTGGCTGCCAATATGCAGCAGACCCTCCTCGGCACCCGCATACCACAAATAGACGGGCTCGAGGTCGGTGCGGTGAGCGTTCCGGCCAAGAAGATGAATGGGGATTATTATCACTTCGTGGAAGATGAGAATGAAAATGTGAGCGTCGCAATCGCCGATGTCATTGGTAAAGGGGTGCCAGCGGCCCTCTGCATGTCCATGATCAAGTATGCAATGGACAGCCTTCCTGAATACCGCGATAAGCCAAGCCTCGTCCTTGAAAGTCTGAACCGGGTGGTGGAGCAGAATGTGGATGCAAGCATGTTCATCACCATGTTCTATGGTGTATATGATTCCAAGAGTCACCAGTTCTCCTACTCCTCCGCCGGCCACGAACCAGGGTTCTATTACAACGCGGGCACGGGTGAATTCGAGGACCTTGACGCCAAGGGGCTGCTCCTTGGAGTGGATAAGAAGGCAAAGTACAGGGAATATGAAAGAATAGTCCAAGTGGGGGATATGATCATCCTCCTATCTGACGGTGTGACGGAATGCCGTTCAGAAGAAGGGTTCATCGAGCGGGAAGATCTGGTGGAACTCATCAGGAATTACAATCACCTGCCTCCTCAAGAGATCGTCAACAGCGTGTATAAGGAGCTTGAGAAGCTGCAACACTTTGAGCTCAGGGATGACTTCACACTGATCATCATTAAAAGAAATCAATAATGTGGTTTATCTTGTAAATAATAAGGGTAAACGATTAAGAGTATTTTAATACATGCCTAAAAGGTGGTCTTTTCATGAACTTATCAATAGATATGAAAGAAATGGATAACGATATACACGTGAAAGTTTCAGGTGAAATTGATGCATATACAGCTCCAAAGCTTAAAGAAAGCCTTCAACCCGTCGCTGAAAAAGAAAATTGCCAGCTAATCGTCGATCTTTCCGACGTTTCTTATATGGACAGTACCGGCCTGGGCGTATTCGTCGGCCTATTCAAAACCGTAAAGGCGGGTGGAGGAGAGCTTCATCTTGTCGGTCTATCGGATAGACTGCAGCGCCTGTTCGACATCACTGGCCTGGGGGACATAATGAATATCGATTCCAAAGTAAAAGGTGGAGTGGAATGATGCAGGATTATGATTACATCGAGATGAAGATTCCAGCGAAGCCGGAATATGTAGGGGTCATCCGACTTACCCTGTCCGGAATTGCCAGCAGGATGGGCTTTGATTATGATGCCCTTGAAGATTTGAAGATTGCTACAAGCGAAGCGATCACCAATGCGGTTCAGCATGCCTACAAAGATGACGACGGGGAAGTGGTTGTCGGATTCGGATTGTATGGTGACCGCCTTGAAGTCATGGTTGCCGATCACGGGGAAAGCTTCAATTTCACCGAAATCAAAAAGGCAGTCGGACCTTACCATGCGGATCATTCCGTAGAATTCCTCAGAGAAGGTGGGTTGGGACTTTATCTTATAGAGAGCCTTATGGATGAAGTAAAGGTGCATCATCAAGAGGGAGTGACGGTCTTTATGACGAAATTCCTATCAGGGGAGCAGGTGGAGAGGGATGAAAAAACTATCTCAACCTAACCACCAGGCCAATAAAGATAAAGTCATGCAGTGGATCAAGGACTATCAGGAAAACAAGGATGAGGATGCCCAAAGTCAGCTGATCCTGCACTACCAGAACCTTGTAGAATCCATTGCACGGAAATATTCCAAAGGACGATCTTTTCACGAAGACATCATACAGGTCGGTATGATCGGACTCTTGGGCGCCATCAGGCGTTATGATGAGTCTTTTGGTCGTTCTTTCGAAGCATTCGCCATCCCGACCATCATCGGGGAAATCAAACGTTTCCTTCGTGATAAGACGTGGAGCGTCCATGTTCCAAGACGGATCAAGGAGCTCGGACCGAAAATCAAATCGACCGTTGAAGAGTTGACCAATACCCTGGAACGCTCTCCTCAGGTTCATGAGATTGCTGATTACCTTGAGGTGACCGAAGAGGAAGTATTGGAAGCGATGGAGATGGGGCGCAGCTATCAGGCCCTTTCTGTGGACCATTCCATTGAAGCTGATTCTGAAGGCAGCACGGTCACCATCCTCGACATCGTGGGGAACCCTGACGAAGGATACGAGAAAGTCAATCAGCGCCTTGTACTTGAGAAAGTCCTTCACGTGCTCTCGGAACGGGAAAAAGCCATCATCCAATATACGTACCTGGATAATCTGAGCCAGAAAGAAGCCGGCGAGCAGTTGGGTATTTCCCAAATGCATGTCTCACGACTTCAGAGAAGGGCCATCAAGAAACTCCGCGATGCCATTCAGGAAGAGATGCACGACGGGGAGCATGACTATTGATGCCGTACCTTCAACAAAATGATGTAGAAGTGTTCGCAGGTCAAGTATCCAAGAACGGCAACCGTTTTTGTGGAGATAGCTATTTTTACACGTCGACGGATGATTATTTCATCTGTGTTCTGGCCGATGGTTTGGGCAGTGGAGTGTATGCCTTTGAATCTTCCCATTCAGTTGTGGAGATCGTGGAAGAGAATCATCACGAAGATGTGGATGCATTGATGAATCTTTGTAATGAAGCGCTTCAGAAGAAACGGGGAGCAGCTGTCGCAATCTTTAAGGTATATTATCACTCCAAAGAGTTTGTATACAGCTGTGTCGGGAACATCCGTTTTTATATGTATGCACCTGAAGGGAAGATGACCTACCCGCTACCGGTTACGGGATACCTTTCGGGAAGGCCGCAGAAGTATAAAACTCAACGCTTTTCATACAATTCAAATTCAAGATTCCTCATTCATTCTGATGGACTGAATATCCCGGGAGTCAAAAGCTTAATGCAAAAATATCCGACCCTTCATGGTACGCTGAAGGAGATTGAATCGAAGGTGGACCAGACGGCGGATGATACGACATATATTATTGGAAGCTTACTCTGACTGGGGTAAGCTTTTTCAATGCGAAGAATTCCCGCTGGGTATGTGATAAACTTAGAGTGAAATTGTGAATAACTGGAGGTTATACTGTGACGTCTACGTTAACGAATGAAACGACTTTGATCAATAAGATCGGGAAAGACCTATCCATATCAACCAAGAACGTTAAAAATG from Rossellomorea marisflavi includes the following:
- a CDS encoding PP2C family serine/threonine-protein phosphatase, yielding MPYLQQNDVEVFAGQVSKNGNRFCGDSYFYTSTDDYFICVLADGLGSGVYAFESSHSVVEIVEENHHEDVDALMNLCNEALQKKRGAAVAIFKVYYHSKEFVYSCVGNIRFYMYAPEGKMTYPLPVTGYLSGRPQKYKTQRFSYNSNSRFLIHSDGLNIPGVKSLMQKYPTLHGTLKEIESKVDQTADDTTYIIGSLL
- the sigB gene encoding RNA polymerase sigma factor SigB, which encodes MKKLSQPNHQANKDKVMQWIKDYQENKDEDAQSQLILHYQNLVESIARKYSKGRSFHEDIIQVGMIGLLGAIRRYDESFGRSFEAFAIPTIIGEIKRFLRDKTWSVHVPRRIKELGPKIKSTVEELTNTLERSPQVHEIADYLEVTEEEVLEAMEMGRSYQALSVDHSIEADSEGSTVTILDIVGNPDEGYEKVNQRLVLEKVLHVLSEREKAIIQYTYLDNLSQKEAGEQLGISQMHVSRLQRRAIKKLRDAIQEEMHDGEHDY
- a CDS encoding STAS domain-containing protein, whose translation is MRIPILKLEDCLLISIQWELDDQTALQFQEDLLHKIHETSARGVVIDITSIDFIDSFIAKVLGDVINMSRLMGAKVVITGIQPAVAITLIELGIRLDDVLTALDLEKGLEKLKLELGD
- a CDS encoding PP2C family protein-serine/threonine phosphatase, translating into MKFRELMDTKYKEILEHYLNEQDEKALYLGQKFSRKSIEHNVSPEEIISLHKSVILEMEPDLPHHVLHSFDILLEVMIGYGFAYREHQSLRTKQQELNNEIDVAANMQQTLLGTRIPQIDGLEVGAVSVPAKKMNGDYYHFVEDENENVSVAIADVIGKGVPAALCMSMIKYAMDSLPEYRDKPSLVLESLNRVVEQNVDASMFITMFYGVYDSKSHQFSYSSAGHEPGFYYNAGTGEFEDLDAKGLLLGVDKKAKYREYERIVQVGDMIILLSDGVTECRSEEGFIEREDLVELIRNYNHLPPQEIVNSVYKELEKLQHFELRDDFTLIIIKRNQ
- a CDS encoding RsbT co-antagonist protein RsbRA produces the protein MFSEVTEYIETNKAELTNVWMDKMKEEADDKFLQVISDQVFTKTSHEFVEMIASRLRDSKEFNNRLEEFAEKVVRLGWPLTFVTSALNVFGKVVYQGMESSGFITEENYQQQINKFDRWLSPMTNKVIQAYTESWEKTVSLQKIALQELSAPLIPVFEKISVMPLVGTIDTERARQIMENLLHGVVKHRAEVVLIDITGVPVVDTMVAHHIIQAADAVRLVGAKCMLVGIRPEIAQTIVNLGIDLTQFMTNSTLRKGIEKALEMTSRKIVSVEGLE
- the rsbW gene encoding anti-sigma B factor RsbW — translated: MMQDYDYIEMKIPAKPEYVGVIRLTLSGIASRMGFDYDALEDLKIATSEAITNAVQHAYKDDDGEVVVGFGLYGDRLEVMVADHGESFNFTEIKKAVGPYHADHSVEFLREGGLGLYLIESLMDEVKVHHQEGVTVFMTKFLSGEQVERDEKTIST
- a CDS encoding anti-sigma factor antagonist, translated to MNLSIDMKEMDNDIHVKVSGEIDAYTAPKLKESLQPVAEKENCQLIVDLSDVSYMDSTGLGVFVGLFKTVKAGGGELHLVGLSDRLQRLFDITGLGDIMNIDSKVKGGVE
- a CDS encoding anti-sigma regulatory factor, whose product is MESQSCVKITNEWDIVAARQLGRNVAKELGFGTVDQARITTAISELARNIYLYAGTGQICIEKLLDAGKKGVRIIALDEGPGITDIRKVMEDGYSTSGGLGAGLPGVKRLMDEFNVDSVPGEGTDIRATKWLR